In one Anticarsia gemmatalis isolate Benzon Research Colony breed Stoneville strain chromosome 9, ilAntGemm2 primary, whole genome shotgun sequence genomic region, the following are encoded:
- the Eaat2 gene encoding excitatory amino acid transporter 2 isoform X3 yields MKSCFLQYLFAKMGPGDRGPKTTEDRSAPVEPTGLRKFLVENVMLVVTLVGVLTGIGVGLGLRPYHLGPDALMIISYPGELFMRLLKLMILPLIIASLIAGSASLNAKMSGKIAVRTLLYFILTSMFNAFLGILLAMLIHPGQPEMREEYGSTVEGRRDHSILDSILDIGRNIFPDNIVQAAFQQAHTVYAEPPTMFARNVSENDTMPTLVRVVAYRSGTNTLGLVFFCLVFGSLLGTLGPKGQVVIDFFQAIFEVIMKMVTGVMWFTPVGVSSVIAGKILGVNDVAQVMSQLAWFIATVAVGVFFYQLIVMQLIYFLFLRRNPYKFYWGLSHAMLTASATASTAAALPVTFRAMEGPLQIDPRITRFVLPIGCNINMDGTALFLAVASVFVCQMNNLHLGFAQLATIFLTSTAASVSSASVPSAAMVLLLVVLAAVDAPTHDVSLLFAVDWLVDRIRTTNNMLGDCYAAAVVEHMSKNELMACDALTQDPINGLTPNTDVDIGIVTPSKKSIGSDEVIIDMHLHNNHTNHIDSIKRI; encoded by the exons atgAAGAGCTGCTTTCTtc AATATTTGTTTGCGAAGATGGGCCCCGGCGACAGGGGGCCAAAGACCACGGAAGACCGGTCAGCACCAGTCGAACCGACTGGTCTCAGGAAGTTCCTCGTCGAAAATGTGATGCTGGTCGTGACATTAGTTGGAGTGCTAACGGGAATCGGTGTTG GTCTCGGACTTCGACCGTACCATTTAGGCCCAGATGCGTTGATGATCATATCATATCCTGGAGAATTGTTCATGAGGCTACTGAAACTTATGATTCTGCCCCTGATCATCGCCAGTCTGATTGCTGGATCTGCGAGTCTTAATGCAAAGATGAGTGGAAAAATTGCAGTGAGGACATTACTATACTTTATCCTGACGTCCATGTTTAACGCATTCCTTGGGATTCTGTTGGCTATGCTGATTCATCCCGGGCAGCCGGAGATGAGGGAGGAGTATGGATCGACTGTTGAAGGGAGAAGGGATCACAGTATATTGGATAGTATTCTGGATATTGGCAG AAACATATTCCCGGACAACATAGTACAGGCAGCATTCCAACAAGCTCACACGGTCTACGCTGAACCTCCGACAATGTTCGCCAGGAATGTCTCTGAAAATGACACAATGCCTACCTTGGTACGAGTTGTGGCTTATAG ATCTGGCACCAACACCTTAGGCCTGGTATTCTTCTGCCTCGTGTTTGGCAGTCTTCTCGGCACCCTAGGACCTAAAGGCCAGGTGGTGATAGACTTCTTCCAGGCCATCTTCGAGGTCATCATGAAGATGGTGACAGGGGTCATGTGGTTCACGCCTGTGGGAGTCAGCAGTGTTATCGCTGGCAAGATATTGGGAGTCAATGATGTTG CTCAAGTAATGTCCCAGCTAGCGTGGTTCATAGCAACGGTCGCAGTGGGCGTGTTCTTCTACCAGCTGATCGTGATGCAACTTATATACTTCTTGTTCTTGAGGCGGAACCCTTACAAGTTCTACTGGGGACTATCGCATGCTATGCTTACGGCGTCTGCTACTGCCTCCAC TGCAGCAGCCCTCCCAGTAACATTCAGAGCAATGGAAGGTCCACTACAGATAGACCCTCGCATCACTCGGTTCGTGCTGCCCATCGGCTGCAACATCAACATGGACGGCACCGCGCTGTTCCTAGCTGTGGCGAGCGTGTTCGTCTGTCAGATGAACAACTTGCATCTTGGCTTTGCTCAACTTGCTACTATATT TCTAACATCAACAGCAGCATCGGTATCGTCGGCGTCAGTACCATCGGCTGCTATGGTGTTACTACTGGTAGTGTTAGCAGCCGTCGATGCTCCTACACATGATGTTTCACTGCTCTTCGCTGTTGACTGGCTTGT TGACCGTATTCGTACTACCAACAACATGTTGGGTGACTGCTACGCCGCGGCTGTGGTCGAGCACATGTCTAAGAACGAACTCATGGCTTGTGATGCACTTACACAG GACCCCATAAACGGCTTAACCCCAAACACGGACGTGGACATCGGCATCGTGACTCCAAGTAAAAAGTCTATCGGATCAGACGAGGTGATCATTGACATGCATTTACACAACAATCACACCAACCATATTGATTCTATCAAACGGATTTAG
- the Eaat2 gene encoding excitatory amino acid transporter 2 isoform X4 codes for MGPGDRGPKTTEDRSAPVEPTGLRKFLVENVMLVVTLVGVLTGIGVGLGLRPYHLGPDALMIISYPGELFMRLLKLMILPLIIASLIAGSASLNAKMSGKIAVRTLLYFILTSMFNAFLGILLAMLIHPGQPEMREEYGSTVEGRRDHSILDSILDIGRNIFPDNIVQAAFQQAHTVYAEPPTMFARNVSENDTMPTLVRVVAYRSGTNTLGLVFFCLVFGSLLGTLGPKGQVVIDFFQAIFEVIMKMVTGVMWFTPVGVSSVIAGKILGVNDVAQVMSQLAWFIATVAVGVFFYQLIVMQLIYFLFLRRNPYKFYWGLSHAMLTASATASTAAALPVTFRAMEGPLQIDPRITRFVLPIGCNINMDGTALFLAVASVFVCQMNNLHLGFAQLATIFLTSTAASVSSASVPSAAMVLLLVVLAAVDAPTHDVSLLFAVDWLVDRIRTTNNMLGDCYAAAVVEHMSKNELMACDALTQDPINGLTPNTDVDIGIVTPSKKSIGSDEVIIDMHLHNNHTNHIDSIKRI; via the exons ATGGGCCCCGGCGACAGGGGGCCAAAGACCACGGAAGACCGGTCAGCACCAGTCGAACCGACTGGTCTCAGGAAGTTCCTCGTCGAAAATGTGATGCTGGTCGTGACATTAGTTGGAGTGCTAACGGGAATCGGTGTTG GTCTCGGACTTCGACCGTACCATTTAGGCCCAGATGCGTTGATGATCATATCATATCCTGGAGAATTGTTCATGAGGCTACTGAAACTTATGATTCTGCCCCTGATCATCGCCAGTCTGATTGCTGGATCTGCGAGTCTTAATGCAAAGATGAGTGGAAAAATTGCAGTGAGGACATTACTATACTTTATCCTGACGTCCATGTTTAACGCATTCCTTGGGATTCTGTTGGCTATGCTGATTCATCCCGGGCAGCCGGAGATGAGGGAGGAGTATGGATCGACTGTTGAAGGGAGAAGGGATCACAGTATATTGGATAGTATTCTGGATATTGGCAG AAACATATTCCCGGACAACATAGTACAGGCAGCATTCCAACAAGCTCACACGGTCTACGCTGAACCTCCGACAATGTTCGCCAGGAATGTCTCTGAAAATGACACAATGCCTACCTTGGTACGAGTTGTGGCTTATAG ATCTGGCACCAACACCTTAGGCCTGGTATTCTTCTGCCTCGTGTTTGGCAGTCTTCTCGGCACCCTAGGACCTAAAGGCCAGGTGGTGATAGACTTCTTCCAGGCCATCTTCGAGGTCATCATGAAGATGGTGACAGGGGTCATGTGGTTCACGCCTGTGGGAGTCAGCAGTGTTATCGCTGGCAAGATATTGGGAGTCAATGATGTTG CTCAAGTAATGTCCCAGCTAGCGTGGTTCATAGCAACGGTCGCAGTGGGCGTGTTCTTCTACCAGCTGATCGTGATGCAACTTATATACTTCTTGTTCTTGAGGCGGAACCCTTACAAGTTCTACTGGGGACTATCGCATGCTATGCTTACGGCGTCTGCTACTGCCTCCAC TGCAGCAGCCCTCCCAGTAACATTCAGAGCAATGGAAGGTCCACTACAGATAGACCCTCGCATCACTCGGTTCGTGCTGCCCATCGGCTGCAACATCAACATGGACGGCACCGCGCTGTTCCTAGCTGTGGCGAGCGTGTTCGTCTGTCAGATGAACAACTTGCATCTTGGCTTTGCTCAACTTGCTACTATATT TCTAACATCAACAGCAGCATCGGTATCGTCGGCGTCAGTACCATCGGCTGCTATGGTGTTACTACTGGTAGTGTTAGCAGCCGTCGATGCTCCTACACATGATGTTTCACTGCTCTTCGCTGTTGACTGGCTTGT TGACCGTATTCGTACTACCAACAACATGTTGGGTGACTGCTACGCCGCGGCTGTGGTCGAGCACATGTCTAAGAACGAACTCATGGCTTGTGATGCACTTACACAG GACCCCATAAACGGCTTAACCCCAAACACGGACGTGGACATCGGCATCGTGACTCCAAGTAAAAAGTCTATCGGATCAGACGAGGTGATCATTGACATGCATTTACACAACAATCACACCAACCATATTGATTCTATCAAACGGATTTAG
- the Eaat2 gene encoding excitatory amino acid transporter 2 isoform X1, whose protein sequence is MLCDCFGSCKYLFAKMGPGDRGPKTTEDRSAPVEPTGLRKFLVENVMLVVTLVGVLTGIGVGLGLRPYHLGPDALMIISYPGELFMRLLKLMILPLIIASLIAGSASLNAKMSGKIAVRTLLYFILTSMFNAFLGILLAMLIHPGQPEMREEYGSTVEGRRDHSILDSILDIGRNIFPDNIVQAAFQQAHTVYAEPPTMFARNVSENDTMPTLVRVVAYRSGTNTLGLVFFCLVFGSLLGTLGPKGQVVIDFFQAIFEVIMKMVTGVMWFTPVGVSSVIAGKILGVNDVAQVMSQLAWFIATVAVGVFFYQLIVMQLIYFLFLRRNPYKFYWGLSHAMLTASATASTAAALPVTFRAMEGPLQIDPRITRFVLPIGCNINMDGTALFLAVASVFVCQMNNLHLGFAQLATIFLTSTAASVSSASVPSAAMVLLLVVLAAVDAPTHDVSLLFAVDWLVDRIRTTNNMLGDCYAAAVVEHMSKNELMACDALTQDPINGLTPNTDVDIGIVTPSKKSIGSDEVIIDMHLHNNHTNHIDSIKRI, encoded by the exons ATGTTGTGTGACTGTTTTGGTAGTTGCA AATATTTGTTTGCGAAGATGGGCCCCGGCGACAGGGGGCCAAAGACCACGGAAGACCGGTCAGCACCAGTCGAACCGACTGGTCTCAGGAAGTTCCTCGTCGAAAATGTGATGCTGGTCGTGACATTAGTTGGAGTGCTAACGGGAATCGGTGTTG GTCTCGGACTTCGACCGTACCATTTAGGCCCAGATGCGTTGATGATCATATCATATCCTGGAGAATTGTTCATGAGGCTACTGAAACTTATGATTCTGCCCCTGATCATCGCCAGTCTGATTGCTGGATCTGCGAGTCTTAATGCAAAGATGAGTGGAAAAATTGCAGTGAGGACATTACTATACTTTATCCTGACGTCCATGTTTAACGCATTCCTTGGGATTCTGTTGGCTATGCTGATTCATCCCGGGCAGCCGGAGATGAGGGAGGAGTATGGATCGACTGTTGAAGGGAGAAGGGATCACAGTATATTGGATAGTATTCTGGATATTGGCAG AAACATATTCCCGGACAACATAGTACAGGCAGCATTCCAACAAGCTCACACGGTCTACGCTGAACCTCCGACAATGTTCGCCAGGAATGTCTCTGAAAATGACACAATGCCTACCTTGGTACGAGTTGTGGCTTATAG ATCTGGCACCAACACCTTAGGCCTGGTATTCTTCTGCCTCGTGTTTGGCAGTCTTCTCGGCACCCTAGGACCTAAAGGCCAGGTGGTGATAGACTTCTTCCAGGCCATCTTCGAGGTCATCATGAAGATGGTGACAGGGGTCATGTGGTTCACGCCTGTGGGAGTCAGCAGTGTTATCGCTGGCAAGATATTGGGAGTCAATGATGTTG CTCAAGTAATGTCCCAGCTAGCGTGGTTCATAGCAACGGTCGCAGTGGGCGTGTTCTTCTACCAGCTGATCGTGATGCAACTTATATACTTCTTGTTCTTGAGGCGGAACCCTTACAAGTTCTACTGGGGACTATCGCATGCTATGCTTACGGCGTCTGCTACTGCCTCCAC TGCAGCAGCCCTCCCAGTAACATTCAGAGCAATGGAAGGTCCACTACAGATAGACCCTCGCATCACTCGGTTCGTGCTGCCCATCGGCTGCAACATCAACATGGACGGCACCGCGCTGTTCCTAGCTGTGGCGAGCGTGTTCGTCTGTCAGATGAACAACTTGCATCTTGGCTTTGCTCAACTTGCTACTATATT TCTAACATCAACAGCAGCATCGGTATCGTCGGCGTCAGTACCATCGGCTGCTATGGTGTTACTACTGGTAGTGTTAGCAGCCGTCGATGCTCCTACACATGATGTTTCACTGCTCTTCGCTGTTGACTGGCTTGT TGACCGTATTCGTACTACCAACAACATGTTGGGTGACTGCTACGCCGCGGCTGTGGTCGAGCACATGTCTAAGAACGAACTCATGGCTTGTGATGCACTTACACAG GACCCCATAAACGGCTTAACCCCAAACACGGACGTGGACATCGGCATCGTGACTCCAAGTAAAAAGTCTATCGGATCAGACGAGGTGATCATTGACATGCATTTACACAACAATCACACCAACCATATTGATTCTATCAAACGGATTTAG
- the Eaat2 gene encoding excitatory amino acid transporter 2 isoform X2 encodes MEKSERFSEYLFAKMGPGDRGPKTTEDRSAPVEPTGLRKFLVENVMLVVTLVGVLTGIGVGLGLRPYHLGPDALMIISYPGELFMRLLKLMILPLIIASLIAGSASLNAKMSGKIAVRTLLYFILTSMFNAFLGILLAMLIHPGQPEMREEYGSTVEGRRDHSILDSILDIGRNIFPDNIVQAAFQQAHTVYAEPPTMFARNVSENDTMPTLVRVVAYRSGTNTLGLVFFCLVFGSLLGTLGPKGQVVIDFFQAIFEVIMKMVTGVMWFTPVGVSSVIAGKILGVNDVAQVMSQLAWFIATVAVGVFFYQLIVMQLIYFLFLRRNPYKFYWGLSHAMLTASATASTAAALPVTFRAMEGPLQIDPRITRFVLPIGCNINMDGTALFLAVASVFVCQMNNLHLGFAQLATIFLTSTAASVSSASVPSAAMVLLLVVLAAVDAPTHDVSLLFAVDWLVDRIRTTNNMLGDCYAAAVVEHMSKNELMACDALTQDPINGLTPNTDVDIGIVTPSKKSIGSDEVIIDMHLHNNHTNHIDSIKRI; translated from the exons ATGGAGAAAAGTGAACGCTTTTCAGAATATTTGTTTGCGAAGATGGGCCCCGGCGACAGGGGGCCAAAGACCACGGAAGACCGGTCAGCACCAGTCGAACCGACTGGTCTCAGGAAGTTCCTCGTCGAAAATGTGATGCTGGTCGTGACATTAGTTGGAGTGCTAACGGGAATCGGTGTTG GTCTCGGACTTCGACCGTACCATTTAGGCCCAGATGCGTTGATGATCATATCATATCCTGGAGAATTGTTCATGAGGCTACTGAAACTTATGATTCTGCCCCTGATCATCGCCAGTCTGATTGCTGGATCTGCGAGTCTTAATGCAAAGATGAGTGGAAAAATTGCAGTGAGGACATTACTATACTTTATCCTGACGTCCATGTTTAACGCATTCCTTGGGATTCTGTTGGCTATGCTGATTCATCCCGGGCAGCCGGAGATGAGGGAGGAGTATGGATCGACTGTTGAAGGGAGAAGGGATCACAGTATATTGGATAGTATTCTGGATATTGGCAG AAACATATTCCCGGACAACATAGTACAGGCAGCATTCCAACAAGCTCACACGGTCTACGCTGAACCTCCGACAATGTTCGCCAGGAATGTCTCTGAAAATGACACAATGCCTACCTTGGTACGAGTTGTGGCTTATAG ATCTGGCACCAACACCTTAGGCCTGGTATTCTTCTGCCTCGTGTTTGGCAGTCTTCTCGGCACCCTAGGACCTAAAGGCCAGGTGGTGATAGACTTCTTCCAGGCCATCTTCGAGGTCATCATGAAGATGGTGACAGGGGTCATGTGGTTCACGCCTGTGGGAGTCAGCAGTGTTATCGCTGGCAAGATATTGGGAGTCAATGATGTTG CTCAAGTAATGTCCCAGCTAGCGTGGTTCATAGCAACGGTCGCAGTGGGCGTGTTCTTCTACCAGCTGATCGTGATGCAACTTATATACTTCTTGTTCTTGAGGCGGAACCCTTACAAGTTCTACTGGGGACTATCGCATGCTATGCTTACGGCGTCTGCTACTGCCTCCAC TGCAGCAGCCCTCCCAGTAACATTCAGAGCAATGGAAGGTCCACTACAGATAGACCCTCGCATCACTCGGTTCGTGCTGCCCATCGGCTGCAACATCAACATGGACGGCACCGCGCTGTTCCTAGCTGTGGCGAGCGTGTTCGTCTGTCAGATGAACAACTTGCATCTTGGCTTTGCTCAACTTGCTACTATATT TCTAACATCAACAGCAGCATCGGTATCGTCGGCGTCAGTACCATCGGCTGCTATGGTGTTACTACTGGTAGTGTTAGCAGCCGTCGATGCTCCTACACATGATGTTTCACTGCTCTTCGCTGTTGACTGGCTTGT TGACCGTATTCGTACTACCAACAACATGTTGGGTGACTGCTACGCCGCGGCTGTGGTCGAGCACATGTCTAAGAACGAACTCATGGCTTGTGATGCACTTACACAG GACCCCATAAACGGCTTAACCCCAAACACGGACGTGGACATCGGCATCGTGACTCCAAGTAAAAAGTCTATCGGATCAGACGAGGTGATCATTGACATGCATTTACACAACAATCACACCAACCATATTGATTCTATCAAACGGATTTAG